One Bombus vancouverensis nearcticus chromosome 7, iyBomVanc1_principal, whole genome shotgun sequence DNA window includes the following coding sequences:
- the LOC117159048 gene encoding tRNA (guanine(10)-N(2))-methyltransferase TRMT11 isoform X2, producing MYNAITMNNQWKKYLFWFAQEHIDFRTAEMQSILGMFGVNIYTHSELNTHPYWIVNLPSETLAHKIASRAVCVRFCLELWANSKQVENLHNKLKTYPISEINKYAGPHKSFKVIVETFCKHFSQGEKVNKIDSFSYLPLQGPVRLNNPDTTLCYIEFYGLDPNNIPKKPYELFFGRWITRGQRDLIRKLSLKTRKFIGNTSMDPQLSLIMANQAQVQKGDIVLDPFVGTGSLLVAASHFGGYTLGTDIDFLMLHGRTRPSRISQKIREKDENIATNMSQYGKRSYYIDVVVSDFSYPLWRSDMCIDAIITDPPYGIREATERIGTTKLNPVIEEHQASSHIPSKIGYDLPQIYKDLLTFAAQHLKFNGRLVCWFPLFRMKYKILLL from the exons atgtataatgcaATAACAATGAATAACCAGTGGAAAAAATATCTGTTTTGGTTTGCCCAAGAACACATTGATTTTCGTACAGCT GAAATGCAATCTATTCTTGGTATGTTTGGTGTAAATATTTATACTCATTCTGAATTAAACACACAT CCTTATTGGATAGTTAATTTACCTTCAGAAACTCTGGCACATAAAATTGCAAGCAGAGCAGTCTGTGTGAGATTTTGTTTAGAGTTGTGGGCTAATAGTAAACAAGTTGAAAATTTGCATAACAAGTTAAAAACTTATCCAATTtcagaaattaataaatatgcTGGTCCACACAAATCTTTTAAAGTAATAGTTGAAACATTTTGTAAACATTTTTCTCAAGgtgaaaaagtaaataaaattgat TCTTTCAGTTATTTACCATTGCAAGGACCAGTAAGACTAAATAATCCAGACACAACATTGTGTTATATAGAATTTTATGGATTAGATCCTAATAACATCCCTAAAAAACCATATGAATTATTTTTTGGTAGATGG ATTACAAGAGGACAGAGGGATTTAATTCGAAAGTTATCGCTGAAAACCAGAAAATTTATTGGTAATACGTCTATGGATCCTCAACTGTCATTAATAATGGCTAATCAAGCTCAAGTTCAAAAGGGAGACATCGTGCTCGATCCATTTGTTGGTACTGGATCTTTATTAGTTGCTGCTTCTCATTTTGGAGGATATACATTGGGAACAGATATAGATTTTTTAATGCTGCATGGGCGTACAAGGCCTAGTAGGATATCACAAAAG ATTAgggaaaaagatgaaaatattGCTACAAATATGAGTCAATATGGAAAAAGATCATACTATATTGATGTAGTTGTATCAGATTTTTCTTATCCTTTATGGCGTTCTGACATGTGTATAGATGCTATAATAACAGACC CTCCTTATGGTATCAGAGAAGCAACAGAAAGGATAGGTACAACTAAATTAAATCCAGTGATAGAAGAACATCAAGCTTCATCTCATATACCATCTAAAATTGGTTATGATTTACCTCAAATATACAAGGATTTATTAACTTTTGCAGCTCAACATCTTAAATTCAATGGTAGATTAGTATGTTGGTTTCCTTTATTTAG aatgaaGTATAAAATACTACTTTTATAG